A region of Thermotoga sp. Mc24 DNA encodes the following proteins:
- the proC gene encoding pyrroline-5-carboxylate reductase: MTIGIVGVGNMGSIFAEKFSKEAERIFLVEKDREKLSRFNAFPYEVADLEKVREADLIVLAVKPQDSHIALSTLKGFDGIFLSIVAGLRIEEIRKYDIQKVARVMPNVAVRVGEGVLAAAFSTDMSLEERNLVKSLLEKLGFVVEIEEKLFSAITALTGSGPAFIFVMVEAFLDAALKMGIPFDTAKKLVYRLFRGSAELLIETDEHPALWKHRVSSPAGTTIEGLITMERFAVRSGVIESLVSSYKRALELEEK; encoded by the coding sequence ATGACGATCGGTATCGTCGGTGTTGGAAACATGGGTTCAATCTTCGCAGAGAAATTCTCGAAAGAGGCTGAAAGGATTTTCCTTGTTGAAAAAGACAGAGAAAAACTCTCCCGATTCAATGCGTTTCCATACGAAGTTGCCGATCTGGAAAAAGTTCGTGAGGCAGATCTGATAGTTCTCGCGGTCAAACCTCAGGATTCCCACATTGCGCTCAGTACACTGAAGGGTTTCGACGGAATTTTTCTTTCGATAGTTGCCGGCCTGAGAATCGAAGAGATAAGAAAGTACGATATTCAAAAGGTGGCAAGGGTTATGCCGAACGTCGCTGTGAGAGTGGGAGAAGGTGTGCTCGCCGCAGCCTTCAGCACCGACATGAGCCTTGAAGAAAGAAATCTCGTCAAATCACTCCTTGAAAAACTCGGTTTCGTCGTTGAAATAGAGGAGAAACTTTTCTCAGCCATCACCGCTCTAACCGGAAGTGGCCCGGCCTTCATCTTCGTCATGGTGGAGGCATTCCTCGATGCTGCACTGAAGATGGGGATCCCATTTGATACGGCAAAAAAACTCGTTTACAGGCTCTTCAGAGGTTCCGCGGAGCTTTTAATAGAGACGGACGAACATCCGGCTCTGTGGAAACACAGGGTGAGCTCTCCGGCCGGAACAACCATAGAAGGACTCATCACAATGGAGAGGTTCGCCGTGAGAAGTGGTGTTATAGAGTCTCTGGTGTCTTCTTACAAAAGGGCACTCGAACTGGAGGAAAAGTGA
- a CDS encoding GNAT family N-acetyltransferase, which translates to MFPRKELLKDGSLLLIREASIWDAKRIVEYMKEVTSETDFLITRPDEVYDVSTERNYIRMYRNNPGKLMIVGEINREIVSLLTFTGFGRKRTKHVGEIGISVKKRYWGIGIGTRMITSAIEWARKNGFVRIQLEVLKSNERAISLYRKLGFELEGIKRKAVRRDDGSFEDVLVMALLLD; encoded by the coding sequence ATGTTTCCACGAAAGGAACTCCTGAAAGACGGTTCTCTGCTCCTGATAAGAGAAGCCAGCATCTGGGACGCGAAAAGAATCGTGGAGTACATGAAAGAAGTAACATCGGAAACGGATTTTCTGATCACCCGACCGGATGAGGTTTACGATGTTTCCACGGAAAGAAACTACATAAGAATGTACAGAAACAACCCCGGAAAACTCATGATAGTGGGAGAGATAAACCGAGAAATCGTTTCCCTGCTGACCTTCACAGGATTCGGAAGAAAGAGGACGAAGCACGTTGGAGAAATAGGCATAAGTGTGAAAAAGAGATACTGGGGTATTGGAATCGGCACCAGAATGATCACGAGCGCTATAGAATGGGCACGCAAGAACGGTTTCGTAAGGATCCAGCTCGAAGTTCTGAAATCGAACGAAAGAGCCATAAGTCTCTACAGAAAACTCGGCTTCGAACTCGAGGGAATAAAGAGAAAAGCCGTCAGAAGGGACGACGGCTCTTTTGAAGATGTGCTTGTCATGGCGCTTCTTCTGGATTAG
- the polC gene encoding DNA polymerase III subunit alpha, translating to MEKIENLKWKDVTLESIEIDPDAGVVLVSVGKFSTEVENLVRLLEKETRFRVIVNGVQKNNGNLKEKILSLLNGNVPYIKDVVFEGNRLILKVLGDFARDRIASKLRSTKKQLDELLPPGTEIMLEVVELPEDLLKKELPQPEKGEEPKGEEVKIEDENHIFGQKPRKIVFTPSKVFEYNKKTSVKGKVFKIEKVEGKKAVLLIYLTDGEDSLICKVFNDVERVEGKVSVGDVIVATGDLLLENGEPALYVKGITKLPEAKRMDNSPVKRVELHAHTKFSDQDAITDVNEYVKRAKEWGFPAVALTDHGNVQAIPYFYDAAKEAGIKPIFGIEAYLVSDVEPVIRNLSDDSSFENATFVVLDFETTGLDPQVDEIIEIGAVKIQGGQIVDEYHTLIKPSREISRRSSEITGITQEMLENKRSIEEVLPEFLGFLENSIIVAHNANFDYRFLRLWIKKVMGLNWERPYIDTLALAKSLLKLRSYSLDSVVEKLGLGPFRHHRALDDARVTAQVFLRFVEMMKKIGITKLSEMEKLKDTIDYTALKPFHCTILVQNKKGLKNLYKLVSDSYIKYFYGVPRILKSDLIENREGLLVGSACISGELGRAALEGASDSELEEIAKFYDYIEVMPLDVVAEDEEDLDRERLKEVYRRLYRIAKKLNKFVVMTGDVHFLDPEDAKGRAALLAPQGNRNFENQPALYLRTTEEMLEKAMEIFEDEEIAREVVIENPNRIADTIEEVQPLEKKLHPPIIENADEIVRNLTMKRAYEIYGDPLPEIVQKRVERELSAIIDHGYAVLYLIAQELVQKSLSDGYVVGSRGSVGSSLVANLLGITEVNPLPPHYRCPECKYFEVVEDDRYGAGYDLPDKNCPVCGVPLKKDGHDIPFETFMGFEGDKVPDIDLNFSGEYQERAHRFVEELFGKDHVYRAGTINTIAERSAVGYVRSYEEKTGKKLRKAEMERLASMITGVKRTTGQHPGGLMIIPKDKEVYDFTPIQYPANDRNAGVFTTHFAYETIHDDLVKIDALGHDDPTFIKMLKDLTGIDPMTIPMDDPDTLAIFSSVKPLGVDPVELESDVGTYGIPEFGTEFVRGMLVETRPKSFAELVRISGLSHGTDVWLNNARDWINLGYAKLSEVISCRDDIMNFLIHKGMEPSLAFKIMENVRKGKGITEEMESEMRRLKVPDWFIESCKRIKYLFPKAHAVAYVSMAFRIAYFKVHYPLQFYAAYFTIKGDQFDPVLVLKGKDAIKRRLRELKAMPGKDAQKKNEESVLEVALEMILRGFSFLPPDIFKSDAKKFLIEGNSLRIPFNKLPGLGDSVAESIVRAREEKPFTSVEDLMKRTKVNKNHIELMKSLGVLRDLPETEQFTLF from the coding sequence ATGGAGAAAATTGAAAATCTGAAATGGAAAGATGTAACACTCGAGAGTATAGAGATAGATCCCGACGCTGGTGTGGTTCTCGTTTCTGTAGGAAAATTTTCCACCGAAGTGGAGAATCTTGTTCGTTTACTTGAGAAGGAAACGCGGTTTCGAGTCATCGTGAACGGTGTACAAAAAAACAACGGGAATCTAAAAGAGAAGATACTCTCCCTCCTCAACGGTAACGTCCCTTACATAAAGGATGTTGTTTTCGAGGGAAACAGATTGATTCTGAAGGTACTAGGAGATTTCGCACGGGACAGGATCGCCTCCAAACTCAGGAGTACGAAAAAACAGCTCGATGAATTGCTGCCTCCCGGAACGGAGATCATGCTTGAAGTCGTGGAACTTCCAGAAGATCTCTTGAAAAAAGAATTACCACAACCAGAAAAGGGAGAAGAACCAAAGGGTGAAGAAGTGAAGATCGAGGACGAAAACCACATCTTTGGACAGAAGCCCAGAAAGATCGTCTTCACTCCCTCGAAAGTTTTCGAGTACAACAAAAAGACATCGGTGAAGGGCAAGGTCTTCAAAATAGAAAAAGTTGAGGGTAAAAAGGCGGTCCTTCTGATTTATCTGACGGACGGAGAGGATTCTCTGATCTGCAAAGTTTTCAACGACGTTGAAAGGGTCGAGGGGAAGGTATCGGTTGGGGACGTCATCGTTGCTACAGGAGACCTCCTTCTCGAAAACGGGGAGCCCGCCCTTTACGTGAAGGGAATCACAAAGCTTCCCGAAGCGAAGAGGATGGACAACTCCCCGGTTAAGAGGGTAGAACTCCACGCCCACACCAAGTTCAGCGATCAGGACGCGATAACGGATGTGAACGAATATGTGAAACGAGCCAAGGAATGGGGATTCCCCGCAGTAGCCCTCACGGATCATGGGAACGTTCAGGCGATACCTTATTTCTACGACGCGGCGAAAGAAGCTGGAATAAAACCCATCTTCGGTATCGAAGCGTATCTGGTGAGTGATGTAGAACCCGTCATACGGAATCTTTCCGACGATTCATCGTTCGAAAATGCCACGTTCGTTGTTCTCGACTTCGAAACGACGGGTCTCGACCCCCAGGTGGATGAGATCATCGAGATAGGAGCAGTGAAGATACAGGGTGGGCAGATAGTGGATGAGTACCACACTCTCATAAAGCCTTCCAGGGAGATTTCAAGAAGGAGCTCGGAGATCACCGGAATCACTCAAGAGATGCTGGAAAACAAAAGAAGCATCGAGGAAGTTCTGCCGGAATTCCTTGGTTTTCTGGAAAATTCCATCATCGTTGCCCACAACGCCAACTTCGACTACAGATTTCTGAGGCTGTGGATCAAAAAAGTGATGGGGTTGAACTGGGAAAGACCCTACATAGATACGCTCGCCCTCGCGAAATCCCTTCTAAAACTGAGAAGCTACTCTCTGGATTCCGTTGTGGAAAAGCTCGGACTGGGTCCTTTCCGGCACCACAGGGCCCTGGATGACGCGAGGGTCACCGCTCAGGTTTTCCTCAGGTTCGTTGAGATGATGAAGAAGATCGGAATCACGAAGCTTTCAGAAATGGAAAAGTTGAAAGATACGATAGATTACACCGCGTTGAAACCTTTCCACTGCACGATCCTTGTTCAGAACAAAAAGGGATTGAAAAACCTCTACAAGCTGGTTTCTGACTCCTATATAAAGTACTTCTACGGTGTTCCGAGGATCCTCAAGAGTGATCTCATCGAAAACAGAGAGGGGCTGCTTGTGGGAAGTGCGTGTATTTCCGGTGAACTCGGACGTGCCGCCCTCGAAGGAGCGAGCGATTCAGAACTCGAGGAGATCGCAAAGTTCTACGATTACATAGAAGTCATGCCACTCGACGTTGTAGCAGAGGACGAGGAGGACCTGGACAGAGAAAGACTCAAAGAAGTGTACCGAAGGCTCTATAGAATAGCGAAAAAGCTGAACAAGTTCGTCGTCATGACCGGTGATGTTCACTTCTTAGATCCAGAAGACGCCAAAGGCAGAGCAGCGCTTCTGGCACCTCAGGGGAACAGGAACTTTGAAAACCAGCCCGCACTCTACCTCAGAACGACCGAAGAGATGCTCGAGAAAGCGATGGAGATATTCGAAGATGAAGAGATCGCAAGGGAAGTGGTAATAGAGAATCCCAACAGAATAGCCGATACGATCGAAGAAGTGCAACCTCTTGAGAAGAAGCTCCATCCGCCAATCATAGAGAACGCCGACGAAATAGTGAGGAACCTCACCATGAAGAGGGCGTACGAGATCTACGGTGATCCACTTCCCGAAATCGTTCAAAAGCGTGTGGAAAGAGAACTGAGTGCCATCATAGATCACGGGTACGCCGTTCTCTATCTCATCGCTCAAGAGCTTGTTCAGAAATCTCTGAGCGATGGTTACGTGGTTGGATCCAGAGGATCCGTTGGATCTTCACTCGTGGCCAATCTCCTCGGAATAACCGAGGTGAATCCTCTACCACCACACTACCGGTGTCCGGAGTGCAAATACTTCGAGGTTGTCGAAGACGACAGGTACGGAGCGGGTTACGACCTTCCCGACAAAAACTGTCCAGTGTGCGGTGTTCCTCTCAAAAAAGACGGTCACGACATACCGTTTGAAACGTTCATGGGGTTCGAGGGTGACAAGGTTCCCGACATCGATCTCAACTTCTCGGGAGAGTATCAGGAACGAGCTCATCGTTTCGTGGAAGAACTCTTCGGGAAAGACCACGTCTACAGGGCAGGAACCATAAACACCATCGCGGAAAGAAGTGCGGTGGGTTACGTGAGAAGCTACGAAGAAAAAACTGGAAAGAAGCTCAGAAAAGCAGAGATGGAAAGGCTCGCTTCCATGATCACTGGTGTGAAGAGAACGACGGGCCAACATCCGGGCGGTCTCATGATCATACCTAAGGACAAAGAAGTCTACGATTTCACTCCGATACAGTATCCAGCCAACGATAGAAACGCGGGAGTGTTCACCACGCACTTCGCGTACGAAACGATCCACGACGATCTGGTGAAGATAGATGCACTCGGTCACGATGATCCTACTTTCATCAAGATGCTAAAAGACCTCACCGGAATTGACCCTATGACGATTCCCATGGATGACCCCGACACGCTCGCCATATTCAGTTCTGTGAAGCCCCTCGGTGTGGATCCAGTTGAGCTGGAAAGCGATGTGGGAACGTACGGTATTCCAGAGTTTGGAACCGAATTTGTGAGGGGCATGCTCGTTGAAACGAGGCCAAAGAGCTTTGCAGAACTTGTGAGGATCTCAGGACTGTCACACGGTACAGACGTCTGGTTGAACAACGCGCGTGACTGGATAAACCTCGGCTACGCCAAGCTCTCCGAGGTTATCTCGTGTAGAGACGACATCATGAACTTCCTCATACACAAGGGAATGGAACCGTCCCTCGCCTTCAAGATCATGGAAAACGTCAGAAAGGGAAAGGGTATCACGGAAGAAATGGAGAGTGAAATGAGAAGGCTGAAGGTTCCAGATTGGTTCATCGAATCATGTAAGAGGATCAAATATCTCTTCCCGAAGGCTCACGCTGTGGCTTATGTGAGCATGGCCTTCAGGATCGCTTACTTCAAGGTTCACTACCCTCTTCAGTTTTACGCGGCTTACTTCACGATAAAGGGTGATCAGTTCGATCCGGTTCTCGTCCTTAAAGGAAAGGACGCCATAAAGAGGCGCTTGAGAGAACTCAAAGCGATGCCCGGTAAAGACGCTCAGAAGAAGAACGAAGAGAGCGTTCTGGAAGTTGCTCTGGAAATGATACTGAGAGGTTTTTCCTTCCTGCCACCCGACATCTTCAAATCCGACGCGAAAAAATTTCTGATAGAAGGAAACTCGTTGAGGATTCCCTTCAACAAACTTCCAGGACTGGGTGACAGTGTGGCCGAATCGATCGTCAGAGCCAGGGAAGAAAAACCGTTCACTTCGGTGGAAGACCTCATGAAGAGAACCAAAGTCAACAAAAATCACATAGAGCTGATGAAGAGTTTGGGGGTTCTCAGAGACCTTCCAGAAACGGAACAGTTCACACTTTTCTAA
- the ruvC gene encoding crossover junction endodeoxyribonuclease RuvC: MRILGVDPGYGIVGIGIIEVSGNRISHVFHGTIETPKDFPGEKRLKRIYEEFLKVLERFSPDECAMEKLFFVKNVTTAIGVGEARGVLLLALAEKNIPVFEYAPNEVKVSLSGYGRASKKQIQENIKRFLNLSEIPRPDDAADALAIAWCHALQSRTRRVTHGEN, translated from the coding sequence TTGAGGATCCTTGGGGTAGATCCCGGCTATGGAATTGTGGGAATAGGCATCATTGAAGTGTCTGGAAACAGGATCTCTCACGTTTTCCACGGAACGATAGAGACTCCCAAAGATTTCCCAGGAGAAAAGAGACTGAAGCGAATATACGAAGAATTTTTGAAAGTTCTTGAGCGCTTCTCTCCAGACGAATGCGCCATGGAAAAGCTGTTCTTTGTGAAGAACGTTACCACTGCCATAGGTGTGGGGGAGGCACGTGGTGTACTTCTTCTCGCTCTCGCGGAAAAAAACATACCTGTCTTTGAATACGCACCGAACGAAGTGAAGGTTTCGCTGTCGGGATATGGAAGGGCAAGTAAGAAGCAGATTCAGGAAAATATAAAGCGTTTTCTGAACCTTTCGGAAATTCCCAGACCCGACGATGCGGCGGACGCACTCGCCATAGCTTGGTGTCACGCCCTTCAGAGCAGAACAAGGAGGGTAACACATGGAGAAAATTGA
- the queA gene encoding tRNA preQ1(34) S-adenosylmethionine ribosyltransferase-isomerase QueA — MKVSEFDYELPPELIAQEPVEPRDASRLMVLHRRTWRIEHRIFREIIEYLEPGDLLVLNVSKVIPARLHAKKKTGASIEILLIERLEEGIWKCLVRPGQKVKKGTELVIDDELSVVCLGRGEDGTRILKFQPQDDRLIFEKGRTPLPPYIKNEVPLERYQTVYAKEEGSVAAPTAGLHFTPELIEKLKEKGIQFAEVVLHVGIGTFRPVKVEEVEKHKMHEEFYQVPKETVKKLRETRERGNRIVAVGTTTVRTLETIARLPEQEEYVGKTDLFIYPPFEFKLVDALVTNFHLPRSTLLMLVAAFAGKEFVMEAYREAVKRRYRFFSFGDAMLIL, encoded by the coding sequence ATGAAGGTATCGGAATTCGATTATGAACTTCCACCAGAACTCATAGCGCAGGAACCCGTGGAACCGCGGGACGCTTCTCGCCTCATGGTACTCCACAGAAGGACGTGGCGAATAGAACACCGCATATTTCGGGAGATAATAGAGTACCTTGAACCTGGCGATCTGCTCGTTCTGAACGTGTCGAAGGTGATACCCGCCCGTCTTCACGCGAAGAAGAAAACGGGTGCCAGCATTGAAATTCTTTTGATAGAACGCTTAGAGGAAGGTATCTGGAAGTGCCTTGTGAGACCGGGTCAGAAGGTGAAAAAGGGAACGGAACTCGTGATCGATGACGAACTGTCCGTTGTCTGCCTCGGCCGTGGTGAAGATGGAACGAGGATTCTGAAGTTTCAGCCGCAGGACGACAGATTGATCTTCGAGAAGGGCAGGACACCTCTCCCGCCGTACATAAAAAACGAGGTTCCCCTCGAGAGGTATCAAACCGTGTACGCGAAAGAAGAAGGTTCCGTCGCAGCGCCAACCGCAGGGCTTCATTTCACACCTGAGCTCATAGAGAAGTTGAAGGAAAAAGGAATCCAATTCGCCGAAGTTGTTTTGCACGTGGGAATAGGGACTTTCAGGCCCGTGAAGGTTGAGGAAGTGGAGAAACACAAGATGCACGAGGAATTCTACCAGGTTCCAAAAGAGACGGTCAAAAAACTCAGGGAGACGAGAGAAAGGGGAAACAGAATTGTAGCGGTTGGAACAACAACGGTGAGAACCTTGGAGACAATCGCCAGACTTCCCGAGCAGGAAGAATACGTGGGAAAAACCGATCTCTTCATATATCCACCCTTCGAGTTCAAACTCGTCGACGCCCTGGTTACAAACTTCCATCTTCCTCGTTCCACCCTTCTCATGTTGGTTGCAGCGTTCGCGGGGAAGGAGTTCGTCATGGAAGCCTACAGAGAAGCCGTGAAAAGAAGATACAGATTCTTCTCTTTCGGCGATGCGATGCTGATTCTGTAA